The following are encoded in a window of Mycobacterium vicinigordonae genomic DNA:
- a CDS encoding CaiB/BaiF CoA transferase family protein, whose amino-acid sequence MVMGPYCTQIMADMGADVIKIEPPQGDDTRYVSVGPAQGMSGVFVNVNRGKRGITLDLKSDAGQTALHALIERADVFIHSMRAKAIARLGLSYADVAAINPNIVYTNCYGYSRRGPNRDLPAYDDTIQAACGIPAVQQQLTGEANFAGTILADKVAGLTALYATTMALFHRERTGEGQEVEIGMFEAMASFMLVEHANGAVFDPPLSPAVYPRAVAPNRRPYRTSDGYIAALVYNDKHWAAFVDAVRPAWASDRYDTLAGRAAQIDTVYALLAETFAQRTTQEWLDLLRELEIPASALSSTAALLDDPQLDAVGFFETVQTPNGPVRFPGVPTWFSRTPGRVAGPAPELGADTDAVLDELGLTVSEAPG is encoded by the coding sequence ATGGTGATGGGTCCGTACTGCACCCAGATCATGGCCGACATGGGCGCCGATGTGATCAAAATCGAGCCACCGCAAGGCGATGACACCCGGTACGTGTCGGTCGGACCCGCTCAGGGAATGAGCGGCGTATTCGTCAACGTCAACCGGGGCAAGCGCGGCATCACCCTCGATTTGAAGTCTGACGCGGGCCAGACCGCGTTGCATGCGCTCATCGAGCGCGCCGACGTGTTCATCCATTCCATGCGCGCCAAAGCGATCGCCCGCCTCGGACTGAGCTACGCCGACGTCGCCGCCATCAACCCGAACATCGTGTACACCAACTGCTACGGCTACAGCCGGCGTGGCCCCAACCGGGACCTGCCGGCCTACGACGACACCATTCAAGCCGCCTGCGGCATACCGGCCGTGCAGCAGCAGTTGACCGGCGAAGCTAATTTCGCCGGCACTATCCTGGCCGACAAAGTGGCCGGCCTCACCGCCCTGTATGCGACTACGATGGCGCTCTTCCATCGAGAACGCACCGGTGAAGGCCAAGAGGTGGAGATCGGCATGTTCGAGGCGATGGCGTCGTTCATGTTGGTCGAGCACGCCAATGGCGCCGTTTTCGATCCGCCCCTGAGTCCGGCGGTCTACCCGCGCGCCGTGGCACCCAACCGGCGGCCCTACCGCACCAGCGACGGTTACATCGCAGCCTTGGTCTACAACGACAAGCACTGGGCCGCTTTCGTCGACGCCGTGCGACCGGCGTGGGCCAGTGACCGGTACGACACGCTGGCCGGTCGGGCGGCGCAGATCGACACGGTGTACGCCCTGCTCGCCGAGACGTTCGCGCAGCGCACCACCCAGGAATGGCTGGACCTGTTGCGCGAGTTAGAGATACCCGCGTCGGCATTGTCGAGCACCGCCGCGCTGCTCGACGATCCACAGCTGGACGCCGTCGGATTTTTTGAGACGGTGCAGACCCCGAACGGCCCGGTGCGGTTTCCCGGTGTGCCGACATGGTTCTCCCGAACGCCCGGCAGGGTCGCGGGTCCCGCCCCGGAGCTGGGCGCCGACACCGATGCCGTGCTCGATGAGTTAGGTCTGACCGTCTCCGAGGCGCCCGGCTGA
- a CDS encoding acyltransferase family protein, whose translation MPALDGLRAIAVALVLVGHGGIPGVSGGFIGVDIFFVLSGFLITSLLLDELGRSGRIDLTGFWIRRARRLLPALLLMVLTVGAAREFLPYQSLNGLRGDAIAAFCWVANWRFVAQKTDYFTQGAPSPLQHTWSLGVEEQYYIVWPLLLIAVTLLLAARARRYFGKTTVGHVRFSAFVIATLGALASAVATIVFTSSATRDRIYFGTDTRAQALLVGAAASALLVRDWPALNRGWCLIRSRWGRRIARGLPIIGLAALAAITHYASGSSGEFRHGLLIAVAVAAVLVVAPVAIEQRGAVARMLAWRPLVWLGTISYGVYLWHWPIFLVLNGERTGWTGPGLFAVRCGATIAVAGVSFWAIEQPIRRWRPERVPLLPLAAATVASAAAATILVIPVGTGLREVGLPPGVSAVAAVSPSPPESQLPAPGPRDPNQPFTVSVFGDSIGWTMMHYLPSTPGFRFIDHTVIGCSLVRGTPYSYIGQTLEQRAECDTWPTRWAAQISRDRPDVALLVIGRWETVDRVNEGKWTHIGDPTFDGYLNFELNRALDIVGSTGVRVLVATVPYSRGGEKPDGRLYPEDQPDRVNEWNTMLRNAISQRRNVGIVDLNKKLCPDGVYTAKVDGIKVRSDGVHLTPEGVKWLLPWLEESVR comes from the coding sequence ATTCCGGCCTTGGACGGCCTGCGCGCCATCGCTGTCGCGCTGGTGCTCGTCGGCCACGGTGGCATCCCCGGCGTCTCAGGCGGCTTCATCGGCGTCGACATCTTCTTCGTGCTCAGCGGTTTCCTGATCACCTCATTGCTGCTCGACGAACTTGGGCGCAGCGGACGAATCGACCTGACCGGGTTCTGGATTCGCCGTGCCCGCCGGCTGTTGCCGGCCCTGCTGCTGATGGTGCTCACCGTCGGCGCGGCCCGCGAATTCCTGCCCTACCAATCCCTCAACGGGTTGCGCGGGGACGCGATTGCCGCGTTCTGCTGGGTGGCCAACTGGCGGTTCGTCGCGCAGAAGACCGATTACTTCACCCAGGGCGCCCCCTCGCCGCTGCAGCACACCTGGTCGCTCGGGGTCGAGGAGCAGTACTACATCGTGTGGCCGCTGCTGCTGATCGCGGTGACGCTGCTGCTGGCCGCGCGGGCCCGGCGCTACTTCGGCAAGACCACGGTGGGCCACGTCCGGTTCAGCGCCTTCGTGATCGCGACCCTCGGCGCGCTGGCGTCGGCTGTGGCCACCATCGTCTTCACCTCCAGCGCCACCCGCGACCGCATCTACTTCGGCACCGACACTCGGGCGCAGGCGCTATTGGTTGGGGCGGCCGCATCGGCGCTGCTGGTCCGGGATTGGCCGGCTCTCAACCGCGGCTGGTGCCTGATCCGCAGCCGGTGGGGCCGGCGGATCGCGCGGGGGTTACCGATCATCGGGTTGGCTGCGCTGGCGGCGATCACCCACTACGCGTCCGGCAGCTCCGGGGAGTTCCGGCATGGTCTGTTGATCGCAGTCGCCGTCGCGGCGGTCCTGGTGGTCGCCCCGGTGGCGATCGAGCAGCGCGGCGCGGTGGCCCGCATGCTGGCCTGGCGCCCGCTGGTCTGGCTGGGCACCATTTCCTACGGCGTATATCTCTGGCACTGGCCGATCTTCTTGGTACTCAACGGCGAACGCACCGGCTGGACGGGGCCGGGGTTGTTCGCGGTGCGTTGTGGCGCCACCATCGCGGTGGCCGGCGTCTCGTTCTGGGCCATCGAACAGCCCATCCGGCGCTGGCGGCCGGAGCGGGTGCCGCTGCTGCCGCTGGCGGCCGCGACCGTCGCCAGTGCGGCGGCCGCGACGATCCTGGTGATCCCGGTGGGGACCGGCCTGCGCGAGGTGGGACTGCCGCCCGGAGTGTCGGCGGTTGCGGCAGTATCGCCGTCGCCGCCGGAAAGCCAGTTGCCCGCTCCCGGCCCCCGCGATCCCAACCAGCCGTTCACCGTCTCGGTGTTCGGAGATTCGATCGGCTGGACGATGATGCACTATCTCCCGAGCACCCCGGGGTTCCGCTTCATCGACCACACGGTCATCGGATGCAGCCTGGTGCGCGGGACCCCATACAGCTACATCGGCCAGACGCTGGAGCAACGCGCGGAATGCGACACCTGGCCGACTCGGTGGGCGGCACAGATCAGCCGGGACCGCCCCGACGTCGCGCTGCTGGTCATCGGTCGCTGGGAGACCGTCGACCGGGTCAACGAGGGCAAATGGACCCACATCGGCGACCCCACCTTCGACGGATACCTCAATTTCGAGCTGAACCGGGCATTGGACATCGTCGGCTCCACCGGCGTCCGGGTGCTGGTCGCCACTGTCCCCTACAGCCGGGGCGGCGAAAAGCCGGACGGCCGCCTGTATCCGGAGGACCAGCCGGATCGGGTCAATGAGTGGAATACCATGCTGCGCAACGCAATTAGCCAGCGTCGCAATGTCGGGATCGTTGACCTGAATAAGAAGCTTTGTCCAGACGGCGTCTACACCGCCAAGGTAGACGGCATCAAGGTGCGCAGCGACGGCGTCCACCTCACCCCGGAAGGGGTCAAATGGCTGCTCCCGTGGCTCGAGGAGTCGGTGCGCTGA
- a CDS encoding O-methyltransferase, with translation MANTLRDPRVASTLDKMYSAAQDQMSLLRERRGQFDRPMTAAERTEAMSEFYIPVTPDAGRLLYALVRATRPATVVEFGMSFGISAIHLAAAVRDNGSGRVVTTELSDTKIASAKQTFTDTGLDGVITILEGDALSTLTQLDGPVDFVLLDGWKDLYVPVIELLQPSLSEGALVVADNTEAADTRPYLEYVRGPANGFVSFNFPARESDSMELSCWTGT, from the coding sequence ATGGCTAATACTCTGCGGGACCCCAGGGTCGCCTCGACGCTCGACAAGATGTACTCCGCCGCCCAGGATCAGATGTCGCTATTGCGCGAGCGACGCGGTCAGTTCGACCGGCCGATGACGGCAGCGGAACGCACCGAGGCGATGAGCGAGTTCTACATCCCGGTGACTCCCGACGCAGGTCGGCTGCTTTACGCGCTGGTGCGTGCGACGCGGCCCGCGACCGTCGTCGAATTCGGCATGTCCTTCGGCATTTCCGCCATTCATCTGGCGGCGGCGGTTCGCGACAACGGCTCGGGCCGGGTGGTCACCACCGAACTCAGCGACACCAAGATCGCCTCTGCCAAGCAGACTTTCACCGACACCGGATTGGACGGCGTGATCACGATCCTGGAAGGCGACGCACTGTCGACGTTGACGCAGCTGGACGGACCGGTCGACTTCGTCCTGCTCGACGGCTGGAAAGACCTGTACGTCCCGGTGATTGAGCTGCTGCAACCGTCGCTGTCAGAGGGTGCGCTGGTGGTGGCCGACAACACCGAAGCTGCCGACACACGCCCGTACCTCGAGTACGTTCGCGGCCCGGCCAACGGTTTCGTGAGCTTCAACTTCCCCGCACGGGAAAGCGACAGCATGGAACTCAGCTGCTGGACCGGAACCTGA
- a CDS encoding NADP-dependent oxidoreductase, which yields MTSDNARAVRFDRYGGRDVLYIAEIPMPTPGPGQVVVEVRAAGINPGEAAIRSGAMHEMFPATFPSGEGSDLAGVVIAVGPGVTEFSVGDEVLGFSWDRSSHATHAAVPVGQLIRKPSAMSWPVAGSLYVVGVTAYAAVRAVAPQPDETVAVSAAAGGVGSIAVQLLVRNGARVVGIAGQANADWLRAHGVTPVEYGDALAERLRVASLDGIDAFIDLFGPEYVQLAVDLGVAPERINTIIAMQKAAEVGAKSEGSAEASTPEVLTEIADLVVTGAVDFDIAATFPLERVADAFEVLEQRHTHGKIVLLPTNS from the coding sequence ATGACGTCTGACAACGCACGCGCGGTACGGTTCGACCGCTACGGTGGCCGCGACGTGTTGTACATCGCCGAGATCCCGATGCCCACTCCCGGCCCGGGTCAGGTGGTGGTCGAAGTCCGTGCAGCAGGAATCAATCCCGGCGAGGCCGCGATCCGCTCCGGCGCGATGCACGAGATGTTTCCGGCCACCTTTCCGTCCGGCGAGGGCAGCGACCTGGCCGGCGTGGTCATCGCGGTCGGCCCGGGCGTCACCGAATTCTCGGTCGGTGACGAAGTGTTGGGCTTCAGCTGGGACCGGTCCAGCCACGCGACCCACGCGGCCGTGCCGGTGGGTCAGCTGATCCGCAAACCTTCCGCAATGAGTTGGCCCGTCGCGGGATCGCTCTACGTAGTCGGAGTAACGGCCTACGCCGCGGTCCGCGCCGTCGCGCCGCAACCCGATGAGACGGTGGCGGTCTCGGCGGCCGCGGGCGGGGTCGGCAGCATCGCTGTACAACTGTTGGTCCGGAACGGCGCACGGGTAGTTGGCATCGCCGGTCAAGCCAACGCGGATTGGCTCCGGGCGCACGGTGTCACGCCCGTCGAATATGGCGACGCTCTGGCCGAGCGCCTGCGCGTAGCGTCTCTCGACGGGATAGACGCGTTCATCGACTTGTTCGGTCCCGAATACGTCCAACTCGCAGTGGATCTCGGTGTCGCACCCGAGCGGATTAACACCATCATTGCCATGCAGAAGGCAGCGGAAGTAGGCGCCAAGTCCGAGGGCAGCGCCGAAGCGTCGACGCCGGAAGTGCTCACCGAGATCGCCGATCTAGTGGTTACCGGCGCCGTCGACTTCGACATCGCGGCCACGTTCCCGCTCGAGCGAGTGGCCGACGCCTTCGAGGTGCTCGAACAGCGGCACACGCACGGCAAAATCGTGCTGCTGCCGACGAATTCGTAG
- a CDS encoding L,D-transpeptidase produces the protein MRRAVRCLFVLVASATMAVAASGSPATGAVPAPHPLPAVASVFPGQGAVVGVATPVQVTFSAPVIDRGAAERAIRISSPSNMTGHFQWLDGNVVQWIPDRYWPAHTHISVGVQELTEGYETGDELLGVASISAHTFTVSRNGEVLRTMPASMGKPSRPTPIGNFNAMSKERTVVMDSRTIGIPLNSPEGYLITAQYAVRVTGSGVYVHSAPWSVNSQGYANVSHGCINLSPDNAAWYFNMVSIGDPIDVVA, from the coding sequence ATGCGTCGAGCGGTTCGTTGTCTTTTCGTTTTGGTCGCCAGCGCGACGATGGCCGTGGCCGCCTCCGGCAGCCCAGCGACCGGCGCCGTCCCGGCACCCCACCCACTCCCTGCGGTGGCCTCGGTGTTTCCCGGCCAGGGCGCCGTGGTCGGCGTCGCCACCCCGGTACAGGTGACCTTCAGCGCTCCGGTGATCGATCGCGGCGCGGCCGAACGTGCCATTCGGATCAGCTCGCCAAGCAACATGACCGGTCACTTCCAGTGGCTGGACGGCAATGTCGTGCAGTGGATTCCGGACCGGTACTGGCCGGCCCATACGCACATCTCGGTAGGCGTCCAGGAGCTCACGGAGGGGTACGAAACGGGCGACGAGTTGCTGGGCGTCGCCAGCATCTCCGCACACACCTTCACCGTGAGCCGTAACGGTGAGGTGTTGCGCACCATGCCGGCATCAATGGGCAAGCCCAGCCGCCCGACGCCGATCGGCAACTTCAATGCCATGTCCAAGGAGCGCACCGTCGTGATGGACTCCCGCACCATCGGCATCCCGCTCAATTCGCCGGAGGGCTACCTGATCACCGCCCAGTACGCAGTGCGCGTTACCGGCAGTGGCGTGTACGTGCACTCCGCCCCCTGGTCGGTGAACTCGCAGGGGTATGCCAACGTGAGCCACGGTTGCATCAACCTGAGCCCGGACAACGCCGCGTGGTACTTCAACATGGTCAGCATCGGGGACCCGATCGACGTGGTGGCCTGA
- a CDS encoding LysR family transcriptional regulator has translation MLFSQLNYFVAVAQERHFARAAERCHISQPALSSAIAKLERELNVTLINRGRSFEGLTPAGERLAVWAKRILAEHDAFKAEAQAVQSGLTGTLRLGAVPTASTTASLVLSSFCSAHPMAKVQISSRLPATELYRRLQEFEVDAAIVHPVPQHNQDIALLPLYEERYVLLSRPEMLLPGATTLGWPDAAQLPLALLTGDMRDRQVIDAVFEERGITVSPQVETDSVASLFAQVASGNWATIVPHTWLWMTSARGEAQVVELIDPILKAPIMLATKATEPGTPLVRALVASAQQLALDDFFDAQLRSIVRRR, from the coding sequence ATGCTTTTCAGCCAGTTGAACTACTTTGTCGCGGTTGCTCAGGAGCGGCATTTCGCACGCGCTGCCGAGCGGTGCCACATATCGCAACCGGCCCTGTCGTCGGCGATCGCAAAGCTGGAGCGGGAACTCAACGTTACGCTGATCAACCGCGGCCGCAGCTTCGAGGGACTCACCCCGGCGGGTGAGCGGCTCGCGGTCTGGGCCAAGCGCATCCTGGCCGAGCACGACGCGTTCAAGGCGGAGGCGCAAGCGGTGCAATCGGGCCTCACCGGCACCCTTCGGCTGGGTGCCGTACCAACCGCGTCGACGACGGCGTCGTTGGTGCTGTCGTCGTTTTGCTCGGCCCACCCCATGGCAAAGGTTCAAATCAGCTCGCGGCTGCCCGCTACCGAGCTGTACAGGCGACTGCAGGAATTCGAGGTAGATGCAGCCATCGTGCACCCGGTGCCACAGCACAACCAGGACATCGCGCTGCTCCCGCTCTATGAGGAGCGGTACGTCTTGTTGTCCCGGCCAGAGATGTTGCTGCCCGGTGCGACCACGCTAGGTTGGCCCGACGCCGCGCAGCTACCTCTGGCGCTGCTCACTGGGGATATGCGCGACCGCCAGGTCATCGACGCAGTCTTCGAGGAACGCGGCATCACCGTCAGCCCGCAAGTCGAAACAGACTCCGTCGCTTCGCTGTTCGCTCAGGTTGCCAGTGGGAACTGGGCCACCATTGTGCCGCACACCTGGTTGTGGATGACCTCGGCGCGGGGAGAGGCGCAGGTCGTCGAACTGATCGACCCGATACTGAAGGCTCCGATCATGTTGGCTACCAAGGCGACCGAGCCCGGTACGCCGTTGGTGCGTGCGCTGGTCGCATCCGCGCAGCAGCTCGCGCTCGACGACTTCTTCGACGCGCAGCTCCGCAGTATCGTCCGGCGGCGCTAG
- the oxc gene encoding oxalyl-CoA decarboxylase, translating to MTTESATPDRTRLTDGFHLVVDALQANDVDTIYGVVGIPITDLARTAQAAGIRYIGFRHEASAGNAAAAAGFLTRRPGVCLTTSGPGFLNGLPALANATANCFPMIQLSGSSERAAVDLQRGDYQDLDQLGAARPFCKAAYRIGRVEDIGRGVARAIRTAISGRPGGVYLDIPGEVLGQAMDAAAAADTVWRIVDPAPRQLPAPEAVDRALQLFAAARRPLIVLGKGAAYAQADNVIREFVETTGVPFLPMSMAKGLLPDAHPQSVAAARSLALARADTVLLVGARLNWLLGHGESPQWSADAKFIQIDIAASEFDSNQPIAAPLAGDIGSVLSALLDGLADHRVTLASAWTGELAERKDRNDAKMRERLAEDPHPMRFYNALSAIRAVLQRNPDVYVVNEGANALDLTRNVVDIELPRHRLDTGTWGVMGIGLGYSIGAAVETGRPVVAIEGDSAFGFSGMEIETICRYRLPVTVVVLNNGGVYRGDEAAASQSDLAPTVLNAGAHHELLAEAFGGKGYHVSTPAELEAALTEALASNGPGIIDCALDPAAGVESGHLASRNPSRAATD from the coding sequence ATGACCACCGAATCTGCGACTCCCGACCGGACGCGGCTGACCGACGGGTTTCACCTCGTGGTGGACGCGCTGCAGGCCAACGACGTTGACACCATCTACGGGGTGGTCGGGATCCCGATCACCGATCTGGCGCGTACCGCTCAGGCCGCGGGGATCCGCTACATCGGCTTCCGGCACGAGGCCTCGGCCGGCAACGCCGCCGCCGCGGCGGGATTTCTGACCCGTCGGCCCGGGGTGTGCTTGACCACTTCTGGGCCGGGATTTCTTAACGGACTACCCGCGCTGGCGAACGCCACCGCGAACTGCTTTCCGATGATTCAACTCTCGGGGTCGAGCGAGCGGGCGGCGGTGGACCTGCAGCGCGGGGATTACCAGGACCTCGACCAGCTCGGCGCCGCGCGGCCGTTCTGCAAGGCCGCGTACCGGATTGGCCGCGTCGAGGACATCGGGCGCGGCGTGGCGCGGGCGATTCGCACCGCGATCTCCGGTCGGCCCGGTGGTGTCTACCTCGATATACCCGGCGAGGTGCTGGGGCAAGCGATGGATGCCGCCGCGGCGGCGGACACGGTCTGGCGCATTGTCGATCCTGCCCCTCGCCAGTTGCCCGCCCCCGAGGCCGTCGACCGTGCGTTGCAGCTGTTCGCTGCGGCCCGCCGGCCGTTGATCGTGCTGGGCAAGGGCGCGGCATACGCTCAGGCCGACAACGTGATTCGGGAGTTCGTCGAGACCACCGGCGTTCCATTCCTGCCGATGTCGATGGCCAAGGGCCTGCTGCCCGACGCACACCCACAATCGGTCGCCGCGGCCCGCTCACTGGCCCTCGCCCGTGCCGATACGGTCCTGTTGGTGGGAGCGCGGCTGAATTGGCTTCTGGGACATGGGGAGTCGCCGCAGTGGTCCGCGGATGCCAAGTTCATCCAGATCGACATCGCCGCTTCGGAGTTCGACAGCAATCAACCGATCGCCGCGCCGCTGGCCGGCGATATCGGTTCGGTGCTGTCGGCACTCTTGGATGGATTGGCCGACCACCGCGTCACGCTCGCGTCAGCCTGGACCGGCGAACTCGCCGAACGTAAGGACCGTAACGACGCCAAAATGCGCGAACGCCTGGCCGAGGACCCGCACCCGATGCGGTTCTACAATGCGCTCAGCGCGATTCGTGCTGTTTTGCAGCGCAACCCGGACGTATATGTGGTCAACGAGGGAGCCAACGCGCTGGACCTGACCCGCAATGTCGTCGACATCGAGTTGCCGCGGCATCGGCTCGACACCGGGACGTGGGGTGTGATGGGCATCGGCCTGGGTTACTCGATCGGCGCCGCGGTCGAAACGGGTCGGCCCGTAGTCGCGATCGAGGGTGACAGCGCGTTCGGATTCAGCGGCATGGAGATCGAAACCATCTGCCGTTACCGACTTCCCGTCACAGTGGTAGTTCTCAACAACGGCGGCGTCTACCGCGGTGACGAGGCTGCGGCGTCGCAGTCAGATCTCGCGCCCACCGTGCTCAACGCGGGAGCACACCATGAGCTGCTAGCAGAAGCTTTCGGCGGCAAGGGATACCACGTGTCCACGCCCGCCGAACTGGAAGCAGCACTGACGGAGGCATTGGCATCCAACGGGCCGGGCATCATCGACTGTGCCCTCGATCCGGCGGCCGGCGTGGAGAGCGGGCACCTGGCGAGCCGCAACCCCAGCCGCGCGGCGACCGACTAG
- a CDS encoding FadD7 family fatty acid--CoA ligase, with protein sequence MASLQTSTLVDLIEAHAGPAPQAPALVVTADRVAISYRDLIGLVDELATQLRRAGLALGDRVGLRSGSNAEFVVALLGALRAGLIVVPLDPALPVGDQRARSEAAGARVVLVDTQSDGAPEPAVRWWPVTVTVGPSAGTHQVRLDVAGEPNQSSSSPEGLHHDDAMIMFTGGTTGLPKMVPWTHDNLVTSVRAIIAGYQLGPQDATVAVMPLYHGHGLVAALFSTLASGGTVLLPARGKFSAHTFWDDIDAVGATWYTAVPTIHQILLERSSGDAAGSGRATLRFIRSCSAPLTPETAQALHAEFSAQVVCAFGMTESTHQVATTSPDRQENPAATAGLVGRSTGPQIRIAGSDGSSVAPGGVGEVWLRGATVVRGYLGDPQITAANFTDGWLRTGDLGTLSQAGDLCIRGRIKELINRGGEKISPERVEGVLATHPNVMEVAVFGVPHPMYGEAVAAVFVPRGSAPSAGELAEFCRDRLAPFEIPASFRAADELPHTAKGSLDRRAVSRLFGES encoded by the coding sequence GTGGCATCCCTACAGACATCCACGCTCGTCGACCTGATCGAGGCACACGCCGGCCCCGCACCGCAGGCGCCCGCGCTGGTGGTCACCGCCGACCGGGTGGCAATCAGCTATCGCGACCTGATCGGTCTGGTCGACGAGCTGGCTACGCAGCTGCGGCGGGCCGGCCTTGCGCTCGGCGACCGGGTGGGGTTGCGGTCGGGCAGCAACGCTGAGTTCGTCGTGGCGCTCTTGGGGGCGCTGCGCGCGGGTCTGATCGTGGTCCCGTTGGACCCGGCGCTTCCCGTTGGCGACCAACGCGCCCGCAGCGAGGCCGCGGGTGCACGGGTGGTGCTGGTGGACACCCAATCGGATGGCGCGCCCGAGCCGGCGGTGCGGTGGTGGCCGGTCACCGTGACCGTCGGCCCCAGTGCCGGGACGCATCAGGTCCGCCTCGATGTGGCCGGCGAACCGAATCAGAGCAGCTCGTCGCCGGAGGGCCTGCATCACGACGACGCGATGATCATGTTCACCGGCGGCACCACCGGGCTGCCCAAGATGGTCCCCTGGACGCACGACAACCTGGTCACCTCGGTCCGGGCCATCATCGCCGGATATCAATTGGGGCCGCAGGACGCGACCGTCGCGGTGATGCCGCTGTATCACGGCCACGGGTTGGTCGCTGCGTTGTTCTCGACGCTGGCCTCGGGTGGCACGGTGTTGCTGCCGGCGCGCGGGAAGTTCTCGGCGCATACGTTCTGGGACGACATCGACGCGGTGGGTGCGACCTGGTACACCGCCGTGCCGACCATCCATCAGATTCTGCTGGAGCGCTCAAGCGGCGACGCGGCCGGAAGTGGCCGGGCCACACTGCGTTTCATCCGCAGTTGCAGCGCGCCGCTCACCCCGGAGACGGCCCAGGCGCTGCACGCCGAGTTTTCCGCGCAGGTGGTGTGCGCCTTCGGCATGACCGAGTCCACCCACCAGGTGGCCACGACCTCGCCCGATCGTCAGGAGAATCCGGCTGCAACGGCTGGACTAGTCGGGCGCTCCACCGGACCACAGATCCGCATCGCCGGTAGCGACGGATCGTCCGTCGCGCCCGGCGGCGTCGGTGAGGTGTGGCTACGCGGCGCGACGGTGGTGCGCGGCTACCTCGGCGACCCGCAGATCACCGCGGCGAACTTCACCGACGGCTGGCTGCGCACCGGCGATCTGGGGACGTTGTCGCAGGCCGGCGACCTGTGCATCCGGGGCCGGATCAAGGAGCTCATCAACCGCGGCGGTGAGAAGATTTCGCCGGAACGGGTCGAGGGAGTGCTGGCCACCCACCCGAACGTCATGGAGGTGGCGGTATTCGGGGTGCCGCACCCGATGTACGGTGAAGCCGTCGCGGCGGTATTCGTGCCGCGTGGCTCGGCCCCGAGCGCCGGGGAACTCGCCGAATTCTGCCGGGACCGGTTGGCGCCGTTCGAGATTCCGGCCTCCTTCCGGGCTGCCGACGAATTGCCGCACACCGCTAAGGGATCACTGGACCGCCGCGCCGTGTCGCGGTTGTTCGGTGAGTCTTGA